The following proteins are co-located in the Oryzias melastigma strain HK-1 linkage group LG8, ASM292280v2, whole genome shotgun sequence genome:
- the lin7b gene encoding protein lin-7 homolog B isoform X1: MMSSFYHPGKEADMAAMAEPLCLERDVCRVIELLDRLQRTGELPPPKLQALQRVLQSKFCAAIREVYEQLYDTLDIVGGPEVRAQATAKATVAAFAASEGHAHPRVVELPKTDEGLGFNIMGGKEQNSPIYISRVIPGGVADRQGGLKRGDQLLSVNGVSVEGEQHEKAVELLKAAQGSVKLVVRYTPKVLEEMEARFEKMRSARRRQQHTSYSSLESRG; this comes from the exons ATGATGTCGTCTTTCTACCATCCCGGGAAGGAGGCGGACATGGCGGCCATGGCGGAGCCGCTGTGCCTGGAGAGAG ATGTGTGCAGAGTGATCGAACTGCTGGACCGACTTCAGAGGACCGGAGAGCTCCCCCCTCCCAAACTCCAAGCCCTGCAGAGAGTCTTGCAGAGTAAATTTTGTGCCGCTATCAGAGAG GTGTACGAGCAGCTCTATGACACTCTGGACATTGTTGGGGGGCCAGAGGTACGAGCTCAAGCCACAGCAAAG GCCACTGTGGCGGCGTTTGCAGCGAGTGAGGGTCACGCCCACCCCAGAGTGGTGGAACTGCCAAAGACAGATGAAGGGCTGGGCTTTAACATCATGGGAGGAAAGGAGCAGAACTCTCCCATTTACATCTCTAGAGTCATTCCTGGAGGGGTGGCTGATCGCCAGGGGGGGCTGAAGAGAGGAGACCAGCTGCTGTCAGTCAATGGAGtg AGTGTGGAGGGGGAGCAGCATGAGAAGGCTGTGGAGCTGCTCAAAGCTGCTCAGGGATCCGTCAAACTGGTCGTCCGCTACACCCCAAAGGTTCTGGAGGAAATGGAGGCTCGCTTTGAGAAGATGAGGAGCGCCCGGAGGCGTCAGCAGCACACCAGCTACTC GTCTCTTGAATCCAGAGGCTAA
- the lin7b gene encoding protein lin-7 homolog B isoform X2, giving the protein MKFLCNTLWVPGPDFVFLRTRADRPDVCRVIELLDRLQRTGELPPPKLQALQRVLQSKFCAAIREVYEQLYDTLDIVGGPEVRAQATAKATVAAFAASEGHAHPRVVELPKTDEGLGFNIMGGKEQNSPIYISRVIPGGVADRQGGLKRGDQLLSVNGVSVEGEQHEKAVELLKAAQGSVKLVVRYTPKVLEEMEARFEKMRSARRRQQHTSYSSLESRG; this is encoded by the exons ATGAAGTTTCTTTGTAACACCTTGTGGGTTCCAGGGcctgattttgtgtttttaaggacAAGGGCGGACAGACCAG ATGTGTGCAGAGTGATCGAACTGCTGGACCGACTTCAGAGGACCGGAGAGCTCCCCCCTCCCAAACTCCAAGCCCTGCAGAGAGTCTTGCAGAGTAAATTTTGTGCCGCTATCAGAGAG GTGTACGAGCAGCTCTATGACACTCTGGACATTGTTGGGGGGCCAGAGGTACGAGCTCAAGCCACAGCAAAG GCCACTGTGGCGGCGTTTGCAGCGAGTGAGGGTCACGCCCACCCCAGAGTGGTGGAACTGCCAAAGACAGATGAAGGGCTGGGCTTTAACATCATGGGAGGAAAGGAGCAGAACTCTCCCATTTACATCTCTAGAGTCATTCCTGGAGGGGTGGCTGATCGCCAGGGGGGGCTGAAGAGAGGAGACCAGCTGCTGTCAGTCAATGGAGtg AGTGTGGAGGGGGAGCAGCATGAGAAGGCTGTGGAGCTGCTCAAAGCTGCTCAGGGATCCGTCAAACTGGTCGTCCGCTACACCCCAAAGGTTCTGGAGGAAATGGAGGCTCGCTTTGAGAAGATGAGGAGCGCCCGGAGGCGTCAGCAGCACACCAGCTACTC GTCTCTTGAATCCAGAGGCTAA
- the lin7b gene encoding protein lin-7 homolog B isoform X3, whose amino-acid sequence MMSSFYHPGKEADMAAMAEPLCLERDVCRVIELLDRLQRTGELPPPKLQALQRVLQSKFCAAIREVYEQLYDTLDIVGGPEVRAQATAKATVAAFAASEGHAHPRVVELPKTDEGLGFNIMGGKEQNSPIYISRVIPGGVADRQGGLKRGDQLLSVNGVSVEGEQHEKAVELLKAAQGSVKLVVRYTPKVLEEMEARFEKMRSARRRQQHTSYS is encoded by the exons ATGATGTCGTCTTTCTACCATCCCGGGAAGGAGGCGGACATGGCGGCCATGGCGGAGCCGCTGTGCCTGGAGAGAG ATGTGTGCAGAGTGATCGAACTGCTGGACCGACTTCAGAGGACCGGAGAGCTCCCCCCTCCCAAACTCCAAGCCCTGCAGAGAGTCTTGCAGAGTAAATTTTGTGCCGCTATCAGAGAG GTGTACGAGCAGCTCTATGACACTCTGGACATTGTTGGGGGGCCAGAGGTACGAGCTCAAGCCACAGCAAAG GCCACTGTGGCGGCGTTTGCAGCGAGTGAGGGTCACGCCCACCCCAGAGTGGTGGAACTGCCAAAGACAGATGAAGGGCTGGGCTTTAACATCATGGGAGGAAAGGAGCAGAACTCTCCCATTTACATCTCTAGAGTCATTCCTGGAGGGGTGGCTGATCGCCAGGGGGGGCTGAAGAGAGGAGACCAGCTGCTGTCAGTCAATGGAGtg AGTGTGGAGGGGGAGCAGCATGAGAAGGCTGTGGAGCTGCTCAAAGCTGCTCAGGGATCCGTCAAACTGGTCGTCCGCTACACCCCAAAGGTTCTGGAGGAAATGGAGGCTCGCTTTGAGAAGATGAGGAGCGCCCGGAGGCGTCAGCAGCACACCAGCTACTCGTGA